A stretch of the Acidilobus sp. 7A genome encodes the following:
- a CDS encoding CopG family ribbon-helix-helix protein encodes MVNKVRFGVSIPSDLSRELDVLASKVGTSRSEIVEQAIRNMLSDYIHYLTPHQCEGVMVALCPENRGNESIIERYSDVAETYMHIHRSGKCFEVLMLSGPSQRISELHAKLLSSGCGVRFLPSLSLESYFPLLPGQGQEGAAAQAKS; translated from the coding sequence GTGGTTAACAAGGTAAGGTTCGGGGTTAGCATACCCAGCGACCTTAGCAGGGAGCTTGACGTCCTGGCCAGTAAGGTGGGCACGAGCAGGAGCGAGATCGTGGAGCAGGCCATACGAAACATGCTGAGCGACTACATACACTACCTAACGCCTCACCAGTGCGAGGGCGTCATGGTGGCCCTCTGCCCCGAGAACAGGGGAAATGAGAGCATAATAGAAAGGTACTCTGACGTGGCGGAGACCTACATGCACATCCATAGGAGCGGGAAGTGCTTCGAAGTGCTCATGCTCTCAGGGCCGTCGCAGAGGATATCGGAGCTCCACGCCAAGCTGCTCTCCTCGGGCTGTGGGGTCAGGTTCCTGCCCAGCCTCTCCCTAGAGTCTTACTTCCCACTGCTACCCGGTCAGGGGCAAGAAGGGGCCGCGGCGCAGGCCAAGTCCTGA
- a CDS encoding tryptophan--tRNA ligase — MGAEERIDPWGRPDIKDYGRLYNVFGIRPFDEVLDKLKALGVEPSPFMRRGVIFGHRDLDIALEAWASGRPVAVVTGFMPSGRFHFGHMLTALQLVYYQRLGLRVFVCMADAEAYAVRRASREETIRSALEEFIPNLLALGLDPQKTEFYFQTGREGPYHELIQLFSSKVTSNEMEAIYGDLSPAKVVSALTQVADILHPMLKEYGGYEYVIVPVGADQDPHIRLTRDMATRMRGEINFNPPAATYHKLIRGLDGGKMSKSKPDSTIFLTEPVEEAVRKFRASLTGGRNTAEEQRRLGGEPDKCPVFDQYLYYLVPDDSELASIERSCRSGSLLCGECKLMGSEKLRKFLESHQRLLETYKDKAASLVELPKY, encoded by the coding sequence GTGGGCGCTGAGGAGAGGATAGACCCCTGGGGCAGGCCTGACATAAAGGACTACGGGAGACTCTACAACGTCTTCGGCATCAGACCGTTCGACGAAGTGCTTGACAAGCTGAAGGCGCTGGGCGTTGAGCCTAGCCCCTTCATGAGGAGAGGCGTAATATTCGGTCACAGGGACCTTGACATAGCCCTCGAGGCCTGGGCCTCGGGCAGGCCCGTGGCCGTGGTGACGGGCTTCATGCCAAGCGGCCGGTTCCACTTCGGCCACATGCTCACGGCCCTTCAGCTGGTCTACTACCAGAGGCTGGGCCTCAGGGTCTTTGTCTGCATGGCTGACGCCGAGGCCTACGCCGTGAGGAGGGCCAGCAGGGAGGAGACCATAAGGAGCGCGCTCGAGGAGTTTATACCGAACCTGCTGGCCCTAGGCCTTGACCCGCAGAAGACTGAGTTCTACTTCCAGACGGGGAGGGAGGGGCCATATCATGAGCTCATACAGCTCTTCAGCTCAAAGGTGACGTCCAACGAGATGGAGGCCATCTACGGTGACCTCAGCCCAGCTAAGGTCGTGAGCGCGCTCACCCAGGTTGCAGACATACTTCACCCCATGCTTAAGGAGTATGGGGGCTATGAGTACGTCATAGTGCCTGTCGGTGCCGACCAGGACCCCCACATAAGGCTCACAAGGGACATGGCGACGAGGATGAGGGGGGAGATAAACTTCAACCCACCCGCCGCCACCTACCACAAGCTGATAAGGGGCCTTGACGGCGGCAAGATGAGCAAGAGCAAGCCTGACTCAACGATATTCCTCACGGAGCCCGTTGAGGAGGCCGTAAGGAAGTTCAGGGCGTCGCTCACAGGGGGCCGCAATACGGCTGAGGAGCAGAGGAGGCTTGGCGGCGAGCCGGACAAGTGCCCTGTGTTCGACCAGTACCTCTACTACCTGGTTCCTGATGACTCTGAGCTGGCCTCAATAGAGAGGAGTTGCAGGTCGGGCTCCCTGCTCTGCGGCGAGTGCAAGCTCATGGGCTCCGAGAAGCTGAGGAAGTTCCTTGAGTCGCACCAGCGCCTGCTGGAGACCTACAAGGACAAGGCCGCGTCGCTGGTTGAGCTGCCCAAGTACTGA
- a CDS encoding NADP-dependent malic enzyme, translated as MAEEEEGTEEWYKLSMELHSFYGGKIEVIPKVPVRRLKDFAIWYTPGVAEPSRAISRSPDLSFELTSRWNTIAVVSDGTRVLGLGKVGPEAAYPVMEGKALLFKYLGGVDAVPLVHRASDPNKFIELLQLVEPSFGGINLEDIEKPKCFTILDEARSKLSIPVWHDDQQGTAVAVLAGLTNALKVIGKRLHDVRIVIFGAGASNIAFYRLLKVMGVNLHNVVAITTKGALHPEMKDIDKLMVSDPYQYQIAIETNGGDLPPNSPIEKAFEGADVVVAASAPGPGTIRPEWVSRMNKDAIVFALANPVPEIWPSEAKKAGARIVATGRSDFPNQVNNSLVFPAVFRGVLDVRAKTITDTMAVAAAYELARVREENGGISESRILPTMEEWEVYPRVAAAIAVKAVEEGVARKTTTYREELERAREIIGTVRQKFQSIWSSGLIPRPPVDYKG; from the coding sequence TTGGCTGAAGAGGAGGAGGGCACGGAGGAGTGGTATAAGCTCAGCATGGAATTGCACAGCTTTTACGGGGGTAAGATAGAGGTCATCCCTAAGGTCCCCGTCAGAAGGCTCAAGGACTTCGCCATATGGTACACCCCTGGCGTGGCCGAGCCCAGCAGGGCAATAAGCAGGAGCCCCGACCTCTCCTTTGAGCTCACCTCCAGGTGGAACACCATCGCCGTGGTCAGCGACGGCACCAGGGTCCTCGGTCTCGGCAAGGTGGGCCCCGAGGCCGCCTACCCTGTGATGGAGGGGAAGGCGCTTCTCTTCAAGTACCTGGGAGGCGTTGACGCGGTCCCGCTAGTGCACAGGGCCTCAGACCCCAACAAGTTCATAGAGCTGCTGCAGCTGGTTGAGCCCTCCTTCGGCGGCATAAACCTCGAGGACATAGAGAAGCCCAAGTGCTTCACCATACTTGACGAGGCCAGGTCAAAGCTCAGCATACCCGTGTGGCACGACGACCAGCAGGGCACGGCGGTCGCCGTGCTGGCGGGCCTCACGAACGCCCTCAAGGTCATAGGCAAGAGACTTCATGACGTCAGGATAGTGATCTTCGGCGCCGGCGCGAGCAACATAGCCTTCTACAGGCTCCTCAAGGTCATGGGCGTGAACCTCCACAACGTGGTGGCCATAACGACGAAGGGGGCCCTCCACCCTGAGATGAAGGACATAGACAAGCTGATGGTCTCAGATCCATATCAGTACCAGATAGCAATCGAAACCAATGGCGGTGACCTGCCCCCCAACTCGCCCATAGAGAAGGCCTTCGAGGGGGCCGACGTCGTCGTTGCCGCCTCGGCCCCAGGGCCCGGCACCATAAGGCCCGAGTGGGTGTCAAGGATGAACAAGGACGCCATAGTGTTCGCCCTCGCCAACCCAGTGCCCGAGATATGGCCTTCGGAGGCGAAGAAGGCGGGGGCGAGGATAGTAGCTACCGGCAGGAGCGACTTCCCAAACCAGGTCAACAACAGCCTCGTGTTCCCAGCCGTCTTCAGGGGGGTCCTTGACGTGAGGGCGAAGACCATAACTGACACGATGGCCGTGGCGGCAGCCTATGAGCTCGCGAGAGTTCGCGAGGAGAACGGGGGCATAAGCGAAAGCAGGATACTTCCGACCATGGAGGAGTGGGAGGTCTACCCGAGGGTTGCTGCTGCCATAGCAGTTAAAGCTGTTGAGGAGGGGGTCGCCAGGAAGACGACAACTTACAGGGAGGAGCTGGAGAGGGCCAGGGAGATAATCGGCACCGTCAGGCAGAAGTTCCAGTCCATCTGGTCAAGCGGCCTCATACCTAGGCCCCCCGTTGACTATAAGGGGTGA
- a CDS encoding MBL fold metallo-hydrolase codes for MAEVKVIDVSPGDLKGYISSFVVIDEKVAVIDPGPETGYPKLKAGLEELSVKPDIVVATHVHLDHAGSAAHLMKDFPSAVVYAHPRGVQHVVDPSKLYEASFKVAPILPQTYGRPLTASPERVLAAPDGAVIVLGGSRLRIVHTPGHASHHMSVLLEPEGVLFTGDSAGVIFTVKGREVMLPTTPPPFKPKMYYDSVERMIALKPAKVAPTHFGVHDNALAWLRRAEEQVVSWLKVLRNVTGDDYREAAIEALAKSDADVGLLVSAGEEFMVRGFLENTIDGLIDALRRGEPLPP; via the coding sequence TTGGCTGAGGTAAAGGTTATTGACGTGAGCCCAGGCGACCTCAAGGGCTACATATCTTCGTTTGTTGTAATAGATGAGAAGGTCGCAGTGATAGACCCTGGCCCTGAGACTGGCTACCCTAAGCTCAAGGCAGGCCTTGAGGAGCTCTCGGTTAAGCCAGATATAGTAGTGGCCACGCACGTCCACCTTGATCATGCTGGCTCCGCCGCCCACCTGATGAAGGACTTTCCGTCTGCCGTTGTGTACGCTCACCCCAGGGGGGTTCAGCACGTAGTTGATCCATCGAAGCTCTACGAGGCCTCCTTCAAGGTGGCCCCCATACTGCCCCAGACCTACGGCAGGCCGCTCACCGCTAGCCCAGAGAGGGTGCTGGCGGCCCCTGATGGGGCAGTGATAGTTCTAGGGGGCTCGAGGCTGAGGATAGTTCACACGCCCGGCCACGCGAGCCACCACATGAGCGTCCTCCTGGAGCCCGAGGGGGTCCTATTCACGGGCGACTCGGCCGGCGTAATATTTACAGTGAAGGGCCGCGAGGTGATGCTTCCCACGACCCCTCCGCCCTTCAAGCCAAAGATGTACTATGACAGCGTTGAGAGAATGATAGCCCTCAAGCCGGCCAAGGTTGCGCCCACCCACTTTGGGGTTCACGATAACGCGCTGGCGTGGCTCAGGAGGGCCGAGGAGCAGGTCGTCAGCTGGCTTAAGGTGCTCAGGAACGTCACGGGCGATGACTACAGGGAGGCAGCTATTGAGGCCCTGGCCAAGAGCGACGCTGACGTGGGCCTCCTCGTCTCAGCCGGCGAGGAGTTCATGGTCAGGGGCTTCCTTGAGAACACAATAGACGGCCTGATTGACGCCCTGAGGAGGGGGGAGCCCCTGCCGCCCTAG
- a CDS encoding HIT domain-containing protein — MQGGDAFCRISRGEERAHVAYGDDKVMIILDRSPICRAHMLVISRDHYESVDRAPPDVVSRAFVVAAAAARYLRERLKAPGVNIVTNSGAQAGQAVFHFHVHVIPRWEDCPPPVFSDEGTNISRVARRHRLTEDEAREVLSDLSGLPDFIKVYVGVSNG, encoded by the coding sequence GTGCAGGGCGGCGACGCCTTCTGCAGGATATCAAGGGGCGAGGAGAGGGCCCACGTGGCCTACGGCGACGACAAGGTCATGATAATACTTGACAGGTCGCCCATATGCAGGGCCCACATGCTGGTGATCTCAAGGGACCACTACGAGAGCGTCGACAGAGCTCCCCCTGACGTGGTCTCGAGGGCCTTCGTAGTCGCCGCGGCGGCCGCCAGGTACCTCAGGGAGAGGCTGAAGGCCCCTGGGGTTAACATAGTGACTAACAGCGGCGCCCAGGCCGGCCAGGCCGTCTTTCACTTCCACGTCCACGTCATACCTAGGTGGGAGGACTGCCCGCCCCCGGTATTCAGCGACGAGGGGACCAACATAAGCAGGGTGGCCAGGAGGCACAGGCTGACCGAGGACGAGGCGAGGGAGGTGCTCTCGGACCTCAGCGGCCTCCCCGACTTCATAAAGGTCTACGTGGGCGTCTCAAACGGCTAG
- a CDS encoding long-chain-fatty-acid--CoA ligase, giving the protein MSLPEEVPDRPGSELTITRVYERVKYLFPDQEIVYRTRDGVHRYTYLDFTERVERLASALSSLGVKGLDRVATMDWNTHWHLEEYYAVPMMGAVLHPVNVRLAPQEIVYAMNQAEDSVLIVHSDFLQLAQAVVPNVKSIKHVIVVDADSAPQKVGGVPAYHYEDLLKERGGRFEWPTLSERRPAFMFYTSGTTGLPKGVYHSHRQVVLHAFSVLSMVGGFGAGPKGIHITSRDVSMIVVPMYHVYAWGFPFSSLMPGQKTVLPNRFDAKAYLELIKQEGVTYFAGVPTILYMLLTDPESEKYDLRGITFINGGSAIPEGLARLAERRGIKVIVGYGLTETAPVLTLAIPHSRLQDRMSDEELFSVRMRTGYPIPFVNIMVVDENGNPVPKDGKTIGEIVVRAPWVMYEYFQDPEKTKAAWRGGWFHTGDLAVWYPDGSVLIMDREKDVIKSGGEWISSLRLEDAISQHPGVLMVAVIGAKHPKWGERPVAIVVPRKGWEGKLTTDEINRFLTENFVNRGVMSKWWLPDRVIEVQNIPLTSTGKADKKTLRNQFMSALG; this is encoded by the coding sequence GTGTCCCTGCCAGAAGAGGTCCCGGACAGGCCTGGCTCAGAGTTAACCATTACAAGGGTATACGAGAGAGTCAAGTACCTGTTCCCTGACCAGGAGATAGTCTACAGGACCAGGGACGGCGTGCACAGGTACACCTACCTTGACTTCACGGAGAGAGTCGAGAGGCTGGCCTCGGCGCTCTCGTCGCTCGGAGTGAAGGGCCTTGACAGGGTAGCGACGATGGACTGGAACACCCACTGGCACCTGGAGGAGTACTACGCCGTCCCAATGATGGGGGCGGTTCTGCACCCCGTCAACGTAAGGCTCGCGCCTCAGGAAATAGTCTACGCTATGAATCAGGCCGAGGACTCCGTCCTAATAGTTCACTCGGACTTCCTTCAGCTCGCCCAGGCGGTAGTGCCTAACGTGAAGAGCATAAAGCACGTGATAGTTGTTGACGCCGACTCAGCGCCGCAGAAGGTCGGGGGCGTCCCAGCTTACCACTACGAGGACCTGCTGAAGGAGCGCGGGGGCAGGTTCGAGTGGCCAACGCTGAGCGAGAGGAGGCCGGCCTTCATGTTCTACACGAGCGGCACCACGGGCCTACCAAAGGGCGTCTACCACAGCCACAGGCAGGTGGTCCTTCACGCCTTCTCCGTGCTCTCCATGGTAGGAGGCTTCGGGGCCGGGCCCAAGGGAATTCACATCACAAGCCGCGACGTGAGCATGATAGTTGTCCCCATGTATCACGTCTACGCCTGGGGCTTCCCGTTCTCGTCACTCATGCCAGGGCAGAAGACCGTCCTGCCCAACAGGTTCGACGCAAAGGCCTACCTCGAGCTGATCAAGCAGGAGGGGGTCACCTACTTTGCCGGCGTGCCGACAATACTCTACATGCTCCTGACGGACCCAGAGAGCGAGAAGTACGACCTAAGGGGCATCACATTCATCAACGGCGGTTCCGCAATACCTGAGGGCCTGGCCAGGCTGGCTGAGAGGCGCGGCATAAAGGTCATCGTCGGCTATGGGCTCACCGAGACCGCGCCAGTGCTGACCCTGGCCATCCCGCACTCGAGGCTGCAGGACAGGATGTCCGACGAGGAGCTCTTCAGCGTAAGGATGAGGACTGGCTACCCAATACCCTTCGTTAACATCATGGTCGTGGACGAGAACGGCAACCCCGTGCCCAAGGACGGGAAGACGATAGGCGAGATAGTTGTCAGGGCGCCCTGGGTCATGTACGAGTACTTCCAGGACCCAGAGAAGACCAAGGCCGCGTGGCGCGGCGGCTGGTTCCACACCGGGGACCTGGCCGTCTGGTACCCCGACGGCAGCGTGCTCATTATGGACAGGGAGAAGGACGTGATAAAGAGCGGCGGCGAGTGGATAAGCTCCCTGAGGCTCGAGGACGCCATAAGTCAGCACCCGGGCGTCCTCATGGTCGCCGTCATAGGCGCCAAGCACCCGAAGTGGGGCGAAAGGCCCGTTGCAATAGTCGTGCCAAGGAAGGGCTGGGAGGGCAAGCTGACGACAGACGAGATCAACAGGTTCCTGACGGAGAACTTCGTCAACCGGGGAGTTATGTCAAAGTGGTGGCTACCTGACAGAGTGATAGAGGTGCAGAACATACCCCTGACAAGCACGGGCAAGGCGGACAAGAAGACGCTAAGGAACCAGTTCATGAGCGCGCTGGGCTAA
- a CDS encoding RNA repair domain-containing protein, protein MGRRRSVIRQEVNRVLLSGRPQDYVIVYVDRDPEAGQRLAELSASRVKAVSEWAMTLDDDNIIPLHRVVEIRGLGGAVVWRRGTKA, encoded by the coding sequence ATGGGCAGGAGGAGGAGCGTAATAAGGCAGGAGGTCAACAGGGTACTGCTCAGCGGCAGGCCCCAGGACTACGTCATAGTTTACGTCGACAGGGACCCCGAGGCGGGCCAGAGGCTAGCGGAGCTGAGCGCCTCAAGGGTTAAGGCCGTGAGCGAGTGGGCCATGACCCTTGACGATGACAATATAATACCCCTTCACAGGGTCGTTGAGATAAGGGGCCTCGGCGGGGCCGTCGTCTGGAGGAGAGGTACGAAGGCTTGA
- a CDS encoding GNAT family N-acetyltransferase, with amino-acid sequence MCLFAETGVSVRRASKDDVKQLAELVYRFFSFNAEFDPSWAPANNLLELAQRHADGIVSDPRLVTLVAVEGLQVVGYLTASLEENEMLYMRRQMVIRELYVKPQQRRQGIATLLVNKLSDEARRQSASLVTVEFPAGNKIAEDLYAKMGFRPYLLRYVKEV; translated from the coding sequence ATGTGCTTGTTTGCCGAGACTGGCGTGAGCGTCAGGAGGGCCTCTAAGGACGACGTGAAGCAGCTGGCGGAGCTTGTTTATAGGTTCTTCTCGTTTAACGCGGAGTTCGACCCCAGCTGGGCCCCCGCGAACAACCTGCTGGAGCTGGCGCAGAGGCACGCAGACGGCATAGTCAGCGACCCCAGGCTCGTAACCCTCGTCGCTGTAGAGGGTCTTCAGGTCGTGGGCTACCTGACTGCCTCCCTTGAGGAGAACGAGATGCTATACATGAGGAGACAGATGGTCATAAGGGAACTTTACGTCAAGCCCCAGCAGAGGAGGCAGGGCATAGCGACACTACTAGTTAACAAGCTCAGTGACGAGGCCAGGAGGCAGAGTGCCTCCCTGGTTACAGTAGAGTTTCCAGCTGGAAATAAAATAGCGGAGGATCTCTACGCCAAGATGGGCTTCAGGCCCTACTTGCTCAGGTACGTGAAGGAGGTGTGA
- a CDS encoding metal-dependent transcriptional regulator, giving the protein MLTGERPTSSRRRVSPSLQEYLTAIYKRGGLTSWVRTTDMASDLGMAPASVTEAFRKLASMGYIDYIPYRGVRLTQAGASLAEPIVEREAKLKTALVKMGVSEAEADRLACILEHYMSDEAVAAVNNFVKRCGDGG; this is encoded by the coding sequence GTGCTAACAGGAGAAAGGCCCACGTCGTCCAGGAGGCGCGTGTCGCCTAGCCTTCAGGAGTACCTGACAGCAATATACAAGCGCGGCGGCCTCACATCGTGGGTCCGCACCACTGACATGGCCTCAGATCTGGGCATGGCTCCTGCCAGCGTCACAGAGGCCTTCAGGAAGCTGGCCTCAATGGGCTACATAGATTACATACCCTACAGGGGCGTGAGGCTGACCCAGGCCGGCGCCTCCCTCGCAGAGCCAATAGTGGAAAGAGAGGCGAAGTTAAAGACAGCCCTGGTTAAGATGGGCGTCAGCGAGGCCGAGGCGGACAGGCTCGCATGTATCCTCGAGCATTACATGAGCGATGAGGCTGTGGCCGCTGTTAACAACTTTGTGAAGAGGTGCGGCGACGGTGGTTAA
- a CDS encoding PHP domain-containing protein: MLCSAELHSHSRASDGKPTPEEVVVRAVQLGLSALALSDHNTFRGSAIAIKSARELDLDIAVIPANEVRTSRGDVLVLCPSIPNEDPPRGIEPPELRRWSDERGCIMIAAHPFQPGRKGVGRYLLSHYAEFDAIEVWNARGLPLLNWAAERFARSKGLPMTSGSDAHVISEVGEAPTKVMAERCTPEHIVEAIRKGMCYPTRKGMGLRAIKEAASWSIMRRLKPSTAAGLL, encoded by the coding sequence TTGCTCTGCTCCGCCGAGCTTCACTCCCACAGCAGGGCCAGTGATGGCAAGCCGACGCCCGAGGAGGTCGTCGTCAGGGCTGTCCAGCTCGGCCTGAGCGCCCTGGCGCTCTCAGACCACAACACCTTCAGGGGGTCGGCAATTGCTATAAAGTCCGCCAGGGAGCTGGACCTCGACATAGCTGTTATACCAGCCAACGAGGTCAGGACATCAAGGGGCGACGTGCTGGTCCTGTGCCCTTCCATCCCCAACGAGGACCCGCCCAGGGGGATAGAGCCGCCCGAGCTGAGGAGGTGGAGCGACGAGAGGGGGTGCATAATGATAGCCGCCCACCCCTTCCAGCCGGGCAGGAAGGGCGTCGGGAGGTACCTCCTCTCACACTACGCTGAGTTTGACGCGATTGAGGTCTGGAACGCCAGGGGGCTGCCCCTGCTCAACTGGGCAGCCGAGAGGTTCGCCAGGTCCAAGGGGCTACCCATGACTAGCGGCAGCGACGCCCACGTTATCTCAGAGGTCGGCGAGGCCCCGACCAAGGTAATGGCAGAGAGGTGCACGCCTGAGCATATAGTGGAGGCCATAAGGAAGGGCATGTGCTACCCGACCAGGAAGGGCATGGGCCTGAGGGCCATAAAGGAGGCCGCGAGCTGGAGCATAATGAGGAGGCTGAAGCCTTCTACCGCAGCAGGTCTATTATGA
- a CDS encoding DMT family transporter, translated as MNLQVLAAEPGLTRGTATSRALDYTLMAVMAASFSSAAIFVLLSGAPGPVAATWRLIFSTAIVAAIAFGRGTLGLLRRLSRRDYLVAAAGGLFLALHFDTWMASLHYVSVAVSVTIVDSYPALLVIVGTLAFNERYRASEVAGAVLAMVGVALLSTSDPLRRFFVGVLLSLSGMVFMVLYLSVGKLMRERLDTFSYVTAVYAPAAAFSAAISAALGYSLTGYDAVSWLSFLALALVPMIGGHTVMNYLIGRRDLISSTVAMMAEPVGSAALAYLIFGQRVTALQGLYMAITLIGIGVAAS; from the coding sequence TTGAATCTACAGGTCCTAGCTGCTGAGCCAGGCTTGACGCGCGGCACGGCAACGTCACGGGCCTTGGACTACACCCTCATGGCAGTGATGGCTGCAAGCTTCTCCTCAGCCGCCATATTCGTCCTCCTCAGCGGGGCCCCGGGGCCCGTGGCGGCGACCTGGAGGCTCATATTCTCAACAGCGATCGTGGCAGCCATAGCCTTCGGCAGGGGCACCCTAGGCCTCCTGAGGAGGCTGAGCAGGAGGGACTACCTGGTAGCTGCGGCGGGCGGCCTGTTCCTGGCCCTACACTTTGACACCTGGATGGCGAGCCTTCATTATGTCAGCGTTGCTGTCAGCGTCACGATAGTGGACTCCTACCCGGCCCTGCTCGTCATAGTTGGCACGCTCGCGTTTAACGAAAGGTACAGGGCCTCGGAGGTGGCCGGCGCCGTCCTAGCTATGGTTGGCGTCGCCCTGCTCTCCACCTCAGACCCCCTTAGGAGGTTCTTCGTAGGGGTGCTGCTCAGCCTCAGCGGCATGGTGTTCATGGTGCTCTACCTGTCAGTAGGCAAGCTCATGAGGGAGAGGCTGGACACTTTCAGCTACGTCACGGCCGTTTACGCCCCAGCGGCCGCCTTCAGCGCTGCCATCTCAGCGGCCCTGGGCTACAGCCTCACGGGGTACGACGCAGTTTCGTGGCTCTCCTTCCTGGCCCTCGCCCTGGTCCCGATGATAGGGGGCCACACCGTGATGAACTACCTCATAGGCAGGAGGGACCTCATATCGTCAACTGTCGCCATGATGGCCGAACCGGTGGGCTCCGCTGCCCTGGCCTACCTAATATTTGGGCAGAGGGTCACGGCCCTTCAGGGCCTCTACATGGCGATCACGCTCATAGGCATAGGCGTTGCGGCGAGCTAA
- a CDS encoding GNAT family N-acetyltransferase: MSIENIVIRSMSESDIDQVAELVVRLKSLNEELDPHFKVVPNIFEVVKEYLAKSIKDDKVVVLVAEDASNKVIAGLIRFELEDRVFYEPRLAAQITDFYVRPEYRRKGLGRILVDKAFEEAKRRGAGIVTAIYPADNSIADSFYNKLGFIELNKELYRPCSG; this comes from the coding sequence TTGTCAATAGAGAATATAGTGATAAGGTCCATGAGTGAGAGCGACATAGACCAGGTGGCCGAGCTCGTTGTGAGACTGAAGTCACTTAACGAGGAGCTCGACCCTCACTTTAAGGTGGTTCCTAACATATTTGAGGTCGTCAAGGAGTACCTGGCGAAGTCAATTAAGGACGACAAGGTCGTAGTCCTGGTCGCTGAGGACGCCTCAAATAAGGTCATAGCTGGGCTCATAAGGTTTGAGCTGGAGGACAGGGTTTTCTACGAGCCAAGGCTCGCGGCTCAGATAACGGACTTCTACGTCAGGCCTGAGTACAGGAGGAAGGGGCTTGGCAGGATTCTCGTGGATAAGGCCTTTGAAGAGGCCAAGAGGAGGGGGGCTGGCATAGTTACCGCGATATACCCTGCCGATAACTCTATTGCTGACAGCTTCTACAACAAGCTCGGCTTCATAGAGCTCAACAAGGAGCTCTACAGGCCCTGCAGCGGCTGA
- a CDS encoding UPF0147 family protein, which produces MASAQVSTEEKIKLAMTILTTIVNDAGVPRNIRRAAATALTYLRDSRLSPAVRAANAVGALDEISQDPNMPLHARTKIWQVLTTLETIRD; this is translated from the coding sequence GTGGCGTCAGCTCAGGTCAGTACTGAGGAGAAGATTAAGCTTGCCATGACCATCCTAACTACTATAGTTAACGACGCGGGCGTCCCTAGGAACATAAGGAGGGCCGCGGCGACGGCCCTAACTTATCTGAGGGACAGCAGGCTCTCGCCTGCCGTGAGGGCGGCCAACGCTGTTGGGGCTCTCGACGAGATAAGCCAGGACCCCAACATGCCGCTCCACGCCAGGACCAAGATATGGCAGGTCCTCACGACGCTTGAGACAATAAGGGACTAA
- a CDS encoding winged helix-turn-helix transcriptional regulator: MLDQVDADVIRAVSEHGPLTLSELSRQLGWSKSMVLKRVRRLKSLGLISVREEGGVAIIGPGSRRAKAPAIVGIVRASEYPYIVRLVKKLSDRYGYVTVKVYDDALQEVMDLAAGRIQLAMAPAITLLTFNRLTAGAVHIVGGGSKGGAGVVEGRSGSGHATSRLSSMELCAESSGLEPPRVYLKSGEDILNSVARGQVREAVVWEPYLSMASRMGLRTEPCDLETCCLLGANSSLEEEYERITSIMEEAVSEVKDADLQAYANIVGMPYQLVEESVRSYLFLERPDRDALKRLLPHMRSAALPASVVSEAVRA, translated from the coding sequence GTGCTGGACCAGGTAGACGCTGACGTCATAAGGGCAGTCTCAGAGCACGGTCCCCTGACGCTCTCAGAGCTCTCAAGGCAGCTGGGCTGGAGCAAGAGCATGGTTCTGAAGAGAGTTAGGAGGCTGAAGTCCCTCGGCCTCATAAGCGTCAGGGAGGAGGGGGGAGTAGCCATAATAGGCCCAGGCTCCCGCAGGGCTAAGGCGCCCGCCATAGTTGGCATAGTCAGAGCCAGCGAGTACCCCTACATAGTAAGGCTTGTCAAGAAGCTCTCGGACAGGTACGGCTACGTCACGGTTAAGGTCTACGACGACGCCCTGCAGGAGGTCATGGACCTGGCGGCGGGGAGGATACAGCTAGCCATGGCGCCAGCTATAACCCTGCTTACCTTCAACAGGCTCACCGCTGGCGCCGTCCACATAGTCGGCGGCGGGAGCAAGGGAGGGGCAGGCGTAGTGGAGGGCAGAAGCGGCTCGGGCCACGCGACCTCCAGGCTGTCCTCCATGGAGCTCTGCGCGGAGTCGAGCGGGCTTGAGCCACCTAGGGTCTACCTAAAGAGTGGCGAGGATATACTCAACTCCGTGGCCAGGGGGCAGGTCAGAGAGGCAGTGGTCTGGGAGCCCTACCTATCCATGGCCTCCAGGATGGGGCTTAGGACAGAGCCCTGCGACCTGGAGACCTGCTGCCTCCTGGGCGCCAACAGCTCCCTTGAGGAGGAGTACGAGAGGATAACGTCAATAATGGAGGAGGCCGTCTCTGAGGTCAAGGATGCCGACCTGCAGGCCTACGCTAACATTGTTGGTATGCCTTACCAGCTCGTCGAGGAGTCCGTGAGGAGCTACTTGTTCCTTGAGAGGCCTGACAGGGACGCGCTCAAGAGGCTCCTTCCTCACATGAGGTCGGCGGCTCTCCCAGCTTCGGTGGTAAGCGAGGCGGTCAGGGCTTAA